A window of the Butyricimonas virosa genome harbors these coding sequences:
- the dnaE gene encoding DNA polymerase III subunit alpha, whose translation MAFTHFHVHSQYSILDGAASVPGLVEKAIADGMKAISLTDHGNMFGIKLFYDTCRKKGIKPILGVEAYVARVSLYDKEKPVDRSGEHLIILAKNLKGYLNLIKLCSAAFVDGYYYRPRIDKALLEKHHEGLIISSACLGGEICQKIMAGDIEGAEAAALWYKNLVGEDYYLEVMRHPAESAKERAEVYDNQVRCNAEILRMGEKLGIKVIATNDVHFLNAEDAEAHDLLICLNTRKDLDDPNRMRYTRQEWFKTTAEMEELFKDIPQVIENTQEIVDKVEDYKLDSDPLMPVFPIPPEIGTEEEYRKKYTEEDLFNEFTRNEKGEVVMSEEDAQKKVKKLGGYDRLYRIKLEADYLKELAMKGAVRRYGENIPPDIMERLIFELHIMKTMGFPGYFLIVQDFIQAARDMGVIVGPGRGSAAGSAVAYSLGITNIDPVKYDLLFERFLNPDRISLPDIDVDFDDDGRQRVLEWVTQKYGADKVSHIVTFGSMAAKMAIKDVARVLKLDLSEANRLAKMVPETPKITLKKAYKENPDLEKERESSNPLVAKTLHLAEILEGSVRQTGVHACGILISRDPLTEHIPIMPTEGESLMTTQYDGHFVEPIGLIKMDFLGLRTLSIIKTCLDNIKKSRHETLNIDAVSLEDKETFELFSRGDTTGLFQFESPGMKKHLRALKPNRFEDLVAMNALYRPGPMEYIPDFIKRKHGEAPIEYDHPMMEPYLKDTYGITVYQEQVMLQSRALGNFTRGMSDTLRKAMGKKQIDTMNQLKTQFIEGCNKNEEFVKGCKEMGKEVNPLVDKIWGDWEAFASYAFNKSHSVCYAYIAYQTGFLKAHYPAEFMAANLSCNLSQIEKVTVFMDECKRMGLSVLAPDVNESDDDFTVNHKGDIRFGMAGIKGVGEAAVHSIIRERDANGVYKDLFDFFERLDYKTVNKKTLENLITAGGLDSFGLDRSQYFYMPDGHATFLENLVNYGQKKQQDSLMMQATLFGGMDEYDVKKPTIPLCEPWTDVEKARKEKELIGIYLTSHPLDSYKLEIKAICTPLESLSSDLSSYKDRDVTIAGIIVAMREGKTKKGNDFGILTIEDFTGSYELPFFGEDYIKFRNYFILETSIYIKGRVQEKKWGGAGELTFNVQSMDLLSVISENLIRSITLQVDVEKLTHELVLEIHNQFVNEKGDLPLNFILYDGTGHRVKMFSRTCKIGRSRELYEYFENNDAIKMKIN comes from the coding sequence ATGGCATTTACGCATTTTCATGTACATTCTCAGTATTCAATTCTCGACGGGGCGGCGAGTGTGCCCGGGTTGGTGGAGAAGGCGATTGCCGACGGGATGAAGGCGATTTCGTTGACGGATCACGGGAATATGTTCGGGATAAAGTTGTTCTATGATACTTGTCGCAAAAAGGGGATAAAACCTATTTTGGGGGTAGAGGCCTACGTGGCCCGGGTGTCTTTGTATGACAAGGAGAAACCGGTGGACCGTTCGGGAGAGCATTTGATTATCCTGGCCAAGAATCTGAAAGGGTATTTGAATCTGATCAAGCTTTGTTCTGCGGCATTCGTGGATGGGTATTATTATCGTCCGCGTATTGATAAGGCTTTGCTGGAGAAGCATCACGAGGGGTTAATTATTTCATCGGCTTGTTTAGGAGGGGAGATTTGCCAGAAGATTATGGCCGGGGATATTGAGGGGGCGGAGGCGGCTGCCTTGTGGTACAAGAACTTGGTGGGGGAGGATTATTACCTGGAGGTGATGAGGCATCCGGCAGAATCGGCCAAAGAGAGAGCGGAGGTTTACGATAATCAAGTGAGATGTAACGCAGAGATTCTGCGTATGGGTGAGAAGTTAGGAATCAAGGTGATTGCCACGAACGATGTGCATTTCTTGAATGCGGAGGATGCGGAGGCGCATGACCTGTTGATTTGTCTGAATACTCGTAAGGATTTGGATGATCCTAATCGGATGCGGTACACGCGGCAGGAGTGGTTCAAGACGACGGCCGAGATGGAAGAGTTGTTCAAGGATATTCCGCAGGTAATCGAGAATACGCAGGAGATTGTTGATAAAGTTGAAGATTATAAATTGGATTCTGATCCGTTGATGCCGGTTTTCCCGATCCCGCCGGAGATCGGTACGGAAGAAGAGTACCGGAAGAAATACACGGAAGAGGATTTGTTCAACGAGTTTACCCGTAACGAGAAAGGTGAGGTCGTTATGAGCGAGGAGGATGCCCAAAAGAAAGTGAAGAAGTTGGGGGGATATGATCGACTTTACCGTATCAAGTTGGAGGCGGATTATTTGAAGGAGTTGGCGATGAAGGGAGCCGTGCGGCGATATGGTGAGAATATTCCACCGGATATTATGGAGCGTTTGATTTTCGAGTTGCATATCATGAAGACGATGGGTTTCCCGGGGTACTTCTTGATCGTGCAGGATTTTATCCAAGCGGCTCGTGATATGGGGGTGATCGTGGGACCGGGGCGTGGTTCTGCCGCGGGAAGTGCCGTGGCGTATAGTTTGGGTATCACGAATATTGACCCGGTGAAGTATGATTTGCTGTTCGAGCGTTTTTTGAATCCCGATCGTATCTCACTGCCGGATATTGACGTTGACTTTGATGATGACGGGCGTCAGCGGGTGTTGGAGTGGGTTACACAGAAATACGGGGCGGATAAGGTGTCGCACATCGTGACTTTCGGTAGTATGGCTGCCAAGATGGCGATTAAGGACGTGGCACGGGTGCTGAAGTTGGATTTGTCGGAGGCAAACCGGTTGGCAAAGATGGTGCCGGAAACCCCGAAAATCACGTTGAAGAAGGCTTACAAGGAGAATCCTGATTTGGAAAAAGAACGGGAGTCCTCGAACCCGCTGGTAGCAAAAACGCTCCATTTGGCGGAAATTTTGGAAGGTTCCGTGCGGCAGACGGGGGTCCACGCTTGTGGTATTTTGATCAGTCGTGACCCGTTGACGGAACATATCCCAATTATGCCAACGGAAGGGGAAAGTTTGATGACGACTCAATATGACGGTCACTTCGTGGAGCCGATCGGATTGATCAAGATGGACTTTCTGGGGTTGAGGACGCTTTCGATTATAAAAACTTGTTTAGATAATATAAAGAAATCTCGTCACGAGACGTTGAATATAGATGCGGTTTCATTGGAGGATAAAGAGACATTCGAATTGTTTTCAAGAGGGGATACTACCGGTCTGTTCCAGTTTGAGTCGCCGGGAATGAAAAAGCATTTGAGAGCGTTGAAACCAAACCGTTTCGAGGATTTGGTGGCCATGAATGCTTTGTATCGTCCTGGCCCTATGGAGTATATTCCGGATTTTATCAAGCGTAAACACGGGGAAGCTCCTATCGAGTATGATCACCCGATGATGGAACCTTACTTGAAGGATACATATGGTATCACGGTTTACCAGGAACAGGTGATGTTGCAGTCCCGTGCTTTGGGTAATTTTACCCGGGGTATGTCGGATACTCTTCGTAAGGCGATGGGTAAGAAGCAGATTGACACGATGAATCAGTTGAAGACTCAATTTATCGAGGGGTGTAACAAGAACGAGGAGTTCGTGAAGGGGTGCAAGGAAATGGGTAAGGAGGTCAATCCGTTGGTGGATAAGATTTGGGGAGACTGGGAGGCGTTTGCGTCATACGCATTCAATAAATCGCATTCGGTTTGTTATGCTTATATTGCTTACCAGACAGGATTCCTGAAGGCTCATTATCCAGCCGAGTTTATGGCAGCCAACTTAAGTTGTAACCTGTCACAGATCGAGAAGGTGACGGTTTTTATGGACGAGTGTAAGCGAATGGGATTGAGTGTGTTGGCTCCGGATGTGAACGAGTCGGATGATGATTTCACTGTGAACCACAAGGGGGATATTCGTTTCGGAATGGCTGGAATTAAGGGTGTCGGTGAGGCTGCCGTACATTCGATTATCCGGGAGCGGGATGCTAATGGGGTTTACAAGGATCTTTTCGATTTCTTCGAGCGTTTGGATTACAAGACGGTGAATAAGAAGACGTTGGAAAATCTGATTACCGCAGGAGGGTTGGATAGTTTCGGGTTGGATCGATCGCAGTATTTCTATATGCCTGACGGGCACGCGACATTTCTTGAAAATCTGGTGAATTACGGGCAGAAGAAGCAACAGGATAGTTTGATGATGCAGGCGACGCTGTTCGGGGGAATGGATGAGTATGACGTGAAAAAGCCTACTATTCCTTTGTGTGAACCTTGGACGGACGTAGAGAAGGCGCGTAAAGAGAAGGAATTGATCGGTATATACCTAACTTCTCACCCGTTGGATTCGTATAAATTAGAGATCAAGGCGATTTGTACTCCTTTGGAGAGTCTGAGCAGTGATTTGAGTTCTTATAAAGATCGGGACGTGACGATTGCGGGTATCATTGTTGCCATGCGGGAGGGAAAGACGAAGAAAGGGAATGATTTTGGTATTTTGACGATCGAGGATTTCACGGGTTCTTACGAGTTGCCTTTCTTCGGAGAGGACTATATCAAGTTCCGGAATTATTTTATTCTGGAGACGTCGATCTACATCAAGGGTAGAGTGCAGGAAAAGAAGTGGGGAGGGGCCGGAGAGCTGACTTTTAACGTGCAGAGCATGGATTTGCTGAGCGTTATCAGTGAAAATTTGATTCGATCGATCACGTTGCAGGTGGATGTGGAAAAACTGACGCACGAGCTTGTGTTAGAGATACATAACCAATTCGTGAACGAGAAGGGGGATCTCCCGTTGAACTTTATTTTGTACGATGGGACGGGACACCGGGTGAAGATGTTTTCAAGAACCTGTAAGATAGGACGTTCGAGAGAATTATATGAATATTTTGAAAATAATGATGCTATTAAAATGAAAATTAATTAA
- a CDS encoding chromate transporter, whose product MSELDLYISLFITFFKIGLFGFGGGYAMLSLIQHDVVETHNWISVADFTDIVAISQSTPGPIAFNTATYIGYTATGSIWGSAICTIAVSLPSLIIMITISKFFFMFRDNKYVEMAMQGLKITVLGLIGAAALLLMNKQNFVDYKSYIIFAIAFIATFKFKMDPILMIIAAGVAGYLLY is encoded by the coding sequence ATGTCAGAACTCGATCTCTATATCAGCCTCTTCATCACCTTCTTCAAAATCGGCCTATTCGGTTTTGGGGGTGGTTACGCCATGCTCTCGTTGATCCAACATGACGTCGTGGAAACCCACAACTGGATCAGCGTGGCCGACTTCACGGACATCGTGGCCATTTCGCAAAGCACGCCCGGCCCCATTGCCTTCAACACCGCCACTTACATCGGTTACACGGCAACAGGTAGCATCTGGGGATCAGCCATCTGCACGATTGCTGTCAGCCTTCCTTCCCTGATCATCATGATCACGATCTCCAAGTTCTTCTTTATGTTCCGGGACAACAAATACGTGGAAATGGCTATGCAAGGATTAAAAATCACCGTTTTAGGACTTATCGGGGCTGCAGCATTGTTATTGATGAACAAACAAAACTTCGTGGACTACAAAAGCTATATCATCTTCGCCATAGCCTTCATTGCCACTTTCAAATTTAAAATGGACCCGATTCTGATGATCATTGCAGCGGGAGTCGCCGGGTATCTTCTTTATTAG
- a CDS encoding M23 family metallopeptidase — protein MKKTKWIWIWAAIGLVLGIIIFWPSNRGNKEAILEASAVEEVIDTTEQQQIHYKYGIPDENFIIEEGTVGKNENLSLILSKYKVSPAKIHEISQRCKDIFDVRSIRRGQNYTLFLAQDSLHTPEFFIYEKNALEYVVIDFKETADIYVGKKDITTKEKMANIIINSNLWNAMVDAQTDPMLAVTLSDIYAWSIDFYGIAKGDSVRVLYEQSYVEDKPLQDFNVKAAIFTNSGKDFYAIPFEQNEKLAYFDEDGNSLQKTFLKAPLKYSRISSGFSNNRFHPVLKRYRAHHGVDYAAPTGTEVHTIGDGVVVKKAYQANGGGNYVTIKHNSVYTTTYMHLSKFAKGIQPGKRVKQGDVIGYVGSTGLATGPHLDFRVYKNGTPINPLKMSSPPKEPISPENMPRFIQMRDSLVKLLKNNLNVLTHRQESSNQKS, from the coding sequence ATGAAAAAAACGAAATGGATTTGGATCTGGGCAGCCATAGGACTCGTATTAGGTATTATTATCTTTTGGCCCAGCAACAGAGGAAATAAGGAGGCGATATTAGAAGCCAGTGCGGTAGAGGAAGTTATTGACACGACCGAACAACAACAAATTCATTACAAATACGGTATCCCTGATGAAAACTTTATTATAGAAGAGGGTACCGTGGGGAAAAATGAGAATCTTTCCCTCATCCTTTCCAAATACAAGGTATCACCGGCTAAGATCCATGAAATTTCCCAACGCTGCAAAGATATCTTTGACGTACGCAGCATCAGACGAGGTCAAAATTACACTCTTTTCTTGGCACAAGATAGTCTTCACACCCCGGAATTTTTCATTTACGAAAAAAATGCCTTAGAATACGTCGTCATAGATTTCAAGGAAACCGCAGATATTTACGTGGGCAAAAAAGACATCACAACCAAAGAGAAAATGGCCAATATTATTATAAACTCCAATCTATGGAATGCCATGGTCGATGCCCAAACAGATCCCATGCTAGCTGTCACCCTATCTGATATATACGCCTGGAGCATTGACTTCTATGGCATCGCCAAAGGTGATTCCGTGCGGGTTCTTTACGAACAATCATACGTGGAAGACAAACCTTTACAAGACTTTAACGTGAAAGCTGCCATTTTCACCAACTCCGGTAAAGACTTCTATGCCATCCCTTTTGAACAAAACGAAAAACTAGCCTATTTTGATGAAGACGGGAACAGCCTGCAAAAAACCTTTTTAAAGGCCCCGTTAAAATATTCCCGCATCTCTTCGGGTTTCTCCAACAACCGATTCCACCCGGTATTGAAAAGATACAGGGCTCACCATGGCGTAGACTATGCAGCCCCGACAGGCACGGAAGTACATACCATCGGGGATGGCGTTGTCGTGAAAAAAGCCTATCAAGCCAACGGTGGTGGAAACTACGTGACAATCAAACACAACAGCGTGTACACCACAACCTACATGCACCTTTCCAAATTTGCCAAAGGTATCCAACCGGGAAAACGGGTAAAGCAAGGGGACGTCATCGGGTATGTCGGTAGTACAGGATTGGCAACAGGTCCTCACCTGGACTTCCGGGTATATAAAAACGGAACTCCCATCAATCCCCTAAAAATGAGTTCGCCTCCCAAGGAACCGATATCCCCGGAAAACATGCCTCGTTTCATTCAAATGAGAGACTCGCTCGTAAAACTCTTAAAAAACAATCTTAACGTGCTAACCCATAGACAAGAATCATCCAATCAGAAATCATAA
- the trxA gene encoding thioredoxin translates to MAIAVNDSNFEEVVLKAEVPVLVDFWAEWCGPCKMMLPIVEEISKEFEGKLVVAKVNVDEGSAAAKYGIRNIPTILFFKNGEVADKQVGAVPKTTLVSKINALL, encoded by the coding sequence ATGGCTATTGCAGTTAATGATTCAAATTTCGAGGAAGTTGTGCTAAAAGCAGAAGTTCCTGTTCTTGTAGATTTCTGGGCAGAATGGTGTGGACCATGTAAAATGATGTTACCCATTGTGGAAGAGATTTCTAAAGAGTTCGAAGGTAAGTTGGTGGTTGCAAAAGTGAACGTAGATGAAGGTTCTGCTGCCGCTAAGTATGGTATTCGTAACATCCCGACAATTCTTTTCTTTAAGAATGGCGAGGTTGCTGACAAACAAGTAGGTGCAGTACCTAAGACGACTTTGGTTTCTAAAATCAATGCACTGCTTTAA
- a CDS encoding toxin-antitoxin system YwqK family antitoxin has translation MKKSTKKKIIVVLGVFVGVGLIVWFGIFRKVGRFDTLQAVPVDAVFKVNIVSVNSVHEQLHRNFIWKSLKNYPYFEEYHSNLQYVDSLAKTYPKLKRILTDRPVTISCHQVGLNKYDFLYVCDLGKLNVIQVFETLLLKLVQDDEIKIKTIKDPNGEIREIRWADWRFFFTIKDNLLIGSSSHALVARSLARCKTSKEVQEVVVSGDIMLDLDHQQLGKWVTSVMEDSAVADEFSLLKNTRLMMQLNDKSLRFVGETRPDPNKYSLLDVVSFLEGGSSNLETIAVENTAAYVSFCFPSFKEAENLLLENYKVNDLQSYTEMKRSLDRLNKFLNIDVLEVFTSWIGGEVAIIKPRLENDQKADHIVLAIRSKEIHLAKDQMAYLAEQIQWRTPIRERVMEFNGHTIHYFRLKGFFQLFFGGMFERFERPYYTFLGDYVVFSNSPAPLAKMIKEYVLGNTLENDEKHMRLKGQLGSRKNVFGYVQTPNTYEYLYDSFKAGSQESLEKNRGAFLSFETIGFSLSKERGVFETQIIANYNDKAPEEYRMRELNRQFENQINKIEAGFYYPVIPDSIAVSDQGYYECESEQAIFKGALKNGEPDGVWYVFNVAGKLLGQLPYGDGKIDGVAPFFYENGDLLAQVTYKNGLIAGYKEFFLDGTLRAEIAYRKGVRHGTAKFYYNTGHLFCEGRYKKGRQTGKWRYYKVTGEKLD, from the coding sequence ATGAAAAAAAGTACGAAAAAAAAGATAATCGTTGTTTTGGGCGTGTTCGTGGGCGTCGGCCTGATCGTGTGGTTCGGGATTTTCCGAAAAGTGGGGAGGTTTGATACTTTGCAGGCAGTACCCGTGGATGCAGTCTTTAAGGTGAATATTGTGTCTGTAAATAGCGTGCATGAACAGTTACACCGGAATTTTATTTGGAAATCGTTGAAAAATTATCCCTATTTTGAGGAATATCATTCAAATTTGCAATACGTGGATTCCTTGGCGAAAACCTATCCTAAATTAAAAAGAATATTAACTGATCGTCCGGTAACTATTTCATGTCATCAGGTGGGGTTGAATAAATACGATTTCCTGTACGTTTGTGATTTGGGGAAATTGAACGTGATTCAGGTGTTTGAAACGTTACTGCTGAAATTGGTGCAGGATGACGAGATAAAAATAAAGACTATCAAAGATCCGAACGGGGAGATCCGGGAAATTCGCTGGGCTGACTGGCGATTCTTTTTCACGATCAAGGATAATCTGCTGATCGGTTCATCGTCTCATGCTCTGGTGGCTCGTTCTCTGGCTCGGTGTAAGACGAGCAAGGAGGTGCAGGAAGTGGTGGTTTCGGGGGATATAATGCTTGATCTTGATCATCAGCAGTTGGGAAAATGGGTTACTTCGGTCATGGAGGATTCGGCAGTGGCGGATGAATTTTCATTGTTGAAAAATACTCGTTTGATGATGCAATTGAATGATAAATCTCTTCGTTTTGTCGGGGAAACGAGGCCTGATCCTAATAAGTATTCTTTGTTGGATGTAGTTAGTTTTCTGGAAGGGGGTTCTTCTAACTTGGAGACGATCGCGGTTGAAAATACGGCAGCTTATGTCTCTTTTTGTTTTCCTTCTTTCAAGGAGGCGGAAAATTTGCTGTTGGAGAATTATAAGGTGAATGACCTGCAATCTTATACAGAAATGAAAAGATCGCTGGATCGGTTGAATAAATTTTTGAATATAGATGTGCTGGAGGTGTTTACATCTTGGATTGGTGGGGAGGTAGCAATTATCAAACCCCGTTTGGAGAACGATCAAAAGGCAGATCATATCGTATTGGCGATACGATCAAAAGAGATTCATTTGGCCAAGGATCAAATGGCTTATCTGGCCGAACAGATTCAATGGAGAACTCCTATCCGGGAAAGAGTCATGGAGTTTAACGGGCATACGATTCATTATTTCCGGTTAAAAGGTTTTTTCCAGCTTTTCTTCGGGGGAATGTTCGAACGGTTTGAACGACCTTATTATACATTTTTGGGCGATTATGTCGTTTTTAGTAATTCTCCTGCCCCACTTGCCAAGATGATTAAAGAGTACGTGCTGGGAAACACGTTGGAGAATGACGAGAAACATATGCGTTTAAAAGGGCAGTTGGGAAGTAGGAAGAACGTGTTCGGTTACGTGCAGACGCCCAATACATACGAGTATTTATATGATTCTTTCAAGGCAGGTTCCCAAGAAAGTCTGGAGAAGAACAGGGGGGCATTTTTGAGTTTTGAAACGATCGGTTTCTCGTTATCTAAGGAGAGGGGAGTTTTTGAGACTCAGATTATAGCGAATTATAATGATAAGGCTCCCGAGGAGTACAGGATGCGAGAGTTGAATCGTCAATTTGAGAATCAGATAAATAAGATCGAGGCAGGTTTTTATTATCCCGTGATTCCCGATAGCATTGCGGTGAGTGATCAAGGGTATTACGAGTGTGAGTCGGAACAGGCTATCTTCAAGGGGGCGTTGAAAAACGGGGAACCGGATGGCGTGTGGTACGTGTTTAATGTTGCGGGAAAGTTGCTCGGGCAACTCCCGTATGGAGACGGAAAGATAGACGGGGTTGCTCCGTTCTTCTACGAGAACGGGGATTTATTGGCTCAAGTGACTTATAAGAACGGGTTGATCGCAGGGTATAAGGAATTTTTCCTGGATGGCACGCTCCGTGCGGAGATCGCATATCGGAAAGGAGTACGGCATGGTACGGCAAAGTTTTATTATAATACCGGGCACTTGTTCTGTGAAGGACGTTACAAAAAAGGGCGGCAGACCGGGAAATGGCGGTATTATAAGGTAACAGGGGAAAAACTGGACTAA
- a CDS encoding chromate transporter: MASYWQIFISFFKIGSFTLGGGYAMIPLIQQEVVDKKGWLKENEFVEMMAIAQSAPGPIALNTAIFVGYKARGIKGVIFSSLGTILPSFIVILLIAIIFTDFKNNPGVERVFKGIRPAVVALIAAPLYKMGKSAGVTRKTIIFPVIAALLVWLLNLSPIYIIIAAILGGLLYGKITHKL; encoded by the coding sequence ATGGCTTCATACTGGCAAATATTTATCTCGTTTTTCAAGATCGGTTCTTTCACGCTGGGAGGTGGTTACGCAATGATTCCACTCATCCAGCAAGAAGTCGTGGATAAAAAAGGTTGGCTAAAAGAGAACGAATTCGTGGAGATGATGGCAATAGCCCAATCTGCCCCCGGACCGATTGCACTGAACACGGCCATTTTCGTGGGTTACAAGGCACGAGGAATTAAAGGGGTTATTTTTTCCAGCCTCGGAACCATCCTCCCCTCTTTCATCGTGATCCTGTTAATCGCCATCATTTTCACGGATTTCAAAAACAATCCTGGAGTAGAACGAGTATTCAAAGGCATCCGTCCGGCAGTCGTGGCTCTCATCGCCGCTCCTTTATACAAAATGGGTAAATCGGCAGGAGTCACCCGCAAAACCATCATCTTCCCGGTGATTGCCGCCCTACTCGTCTGGTTACTCAACCTCTCACCCATATACATCATCATCGCCGCAATCCTAGGCGGCCTACTCTACGGCAAAATTACCCACAAACTCTAA